A region of Culicoides brevitarsis isolate CSIRO-B50_1 chromosome 1, AGI_CSIRO_Cbre_v1, whole genome shotgun sequence DNA encodes the following proteins:
- the LOC134837258 gene encoding zinc finger protein OZF-like, with amino-acid sequence MKEKMIQIDEESDHDFDFDQEIHENSPDEDEKLPETQKPEVSYTKEQLETMDFHQLNKLPANFGIIFCCPLCSERFKYDKALKTHILQKHFKRFSPEKRKSEAKSYLENIFPQCDLCEKSLSWYLKAQNILDHKFHHYGIKPYKCELCGFATTYKKKIRNHMTKVHIPKSQRSGCFYCAADFASGALRNNHVRKFHAEKLLTCEKCGVKLLDQSTMAKHMQFEHPANFQGLVCEKCPGGVRFPNEHVLELHRKLHEIPTTCRFKCHLCERRYQKEVSLKHHLRLHAENRLIACEICGKTIALEPKGPPQHMRIHKTPKPESFECNECSEKFTTKNFLIAHLKKMHFRRDEPCHKCGKMIPNYYITRHLVTCNSGELKCVYCPMIFKKMSERSKHTKQFHIGFKCKRCNIQFETNSQLEFHQRYSENHKNMRLPKYVLEKKTRKNKNLN; translated from the coding sequence atgaaggaaaaaatgatCCAAATTGATGAAGAAAGTGATCATGATTTCGATTTTGATCAAGAAATTCACGAAAACTCACCTgatgaagatgaaaaattgccGGAAACACAAAAACCTGAAGTTTCTTATACAAAAGAACAACTTGAAACGATGGATTTTCATCAATTGAACAAACTTCCCGCGAATTTCgggattattttttgttgtccttTGTGCTCCGAACGTTTCAAATATGACAAAGCACTTAAAACtcacattttacaaaaacatttcaagCGTTTCAGTCCCGAAAAACGAAAATCCGAAGCAAAATCTTATTTGGAGAACATCTTTCCTCAATGCGATCTTTGCGAAAAATCTCTTTCGTGGTACCTAAAAGCTCAAAATATCCTGGATCACAAATTTCATCATTACGGCATCAAACCCTACAAATGCGAATTATGCGGATTTGCAACGacgtacaagaaaaaaatccgaaatcACATGACGAAAGTTCACATTCCGAAATCCCAGCGTTCTGGATGCTTTTATTGCGCCGCGGATTTCGCCTCAGGAGCTTTAAGGAACAATcatgtgagaaaatttcatgcGGAAAAGTTACTTACGTGCGAAAAATGCGGCGTAAAGTTGTTGGATCAATCAACGATGGCGAAACACATGCAATTTGAGCATCCAGCGAACTTTCAAGGACTTGTTTGCGAGAAATGCCCGGGCGGAGTGCGCTTCCCAAACGAACATGTGCTCGAATTACATCGAAAGCTGCATGAAATACCAACGACTTGTCGTTTCAAGTGTCATTTATGCGAGCGACGATACCAAAAGGAGGTCAGTTTGAAGCATCATTTGCGACTTCACGCCGAAAATCGCCTAATTGCATGCGAAATTTGCGGAAAAACGATCGCTTTGGAGCCAAAAGGACCGCCGCAGCACATGAGAATCCACAAAACGCCGAAACCCGAAAGCTTTGAGTGCAACGAATGCTCTGAAAAATTCACAACAAAGAATTTTCTGATAGctcacttgaaaaaaatgcactttcgTCGCGACGAGCCATGTCATAAATGCGGAAAAATGATCCCGAATTACTACATAACACGACATTTGGTGACTTGCAACTCCGGGGAGCTAAAATGCGTTTATTGCCCCatgattttcaagaaaatgagCGAACGTAGCAAACATACGAAACAATTTCACATCGGTTTCAAGTGCAAAAGATGCAATATTCAGTTCGAAACGAACTCGCAACTGGAATTTCATCAAAGATACAgcgaaaatcacaaaaatatgaGGCTGCCAAAGTATGTGCTcgagaaaaaaacgagaaaaaataaaaatttgaattaa
- the LOC134828887 gene encoding uncharacterized protein LOC134828887, which translates to MDFHGEMNLQNCRLCLCKCETARNLLEDTDFADKIMEIFPKVVISPKNGLSTLICDYCHKTVQNFIGFYENVNANQDELMKMLPEIPNEEVFAEPIVSFEYKMQPSDLKMDENEAELAVNEPEETENVLLEPDLKPKLQNVTKTDYTKDELESLKLL; encoded by the exons atggaCTTTCATGGCGAAATGAATCTCCAAAATTGCCGTCTTTGTCTTTGCAAGTGCGAAACGGCACGAAATTTATTGGAAGATACGGATTTTGCTgacaaaattatggaaattttcccaaaagtTGTG atttcacCGAAAAATGGACTTTCAACACTAATTTGCGACTACTGCCATAAAACAGTGCAAAATTTTATCGGTTTTTACGAGAATGTGAACGCAAATCAGGATGAACTGATGAAAATGTTGCCCGAAATCCCCAATGAAGAGGTATTTGCGGAGCCAATTGTTAGTTTTGAGTACAAAATGCAGCCGTCTGACTtgaaaatggatgaaaatgaaGCAGAATTGGCAGTTAATGAGCCAGAAGAGACGGAAAATGTACTTTTAGAGCCTGATTTGAAGCCAAAATTGCAAAATGTGACGAAAACTGACTACACAAAAGACGAACTTGAGTCTCTTAAACTTCTTTGA
- the LOC134837259 gene encoding zinc finger protein 845-like has translation MDFESKESKNNHIIERHSENLIPCEKCGVKLLDKKALRTHLEVEHTENSQKLECSRCVGGIKFPNERVLALHQQQHVREDKVKKTIYCNLCERGFNYENSYKSHLKLHAENRLKACDICGKTIFFEYGRRISKHMMNHTKKQPEIFKCDKCGEEFTRKGALSKHLRKIHDRREKSCYKCGKLIEQYLMKRHLNFCNYGDLKCFHCPMVFSKPSERDKHTKQTHIGYNCRRCNIKFENSSQLEFHRRYNENHKNYKNLLNKRRSDQSVVYLQSSKGVFLCLKLLSFKKNLSPKKMDLDDKICRFCLSKTENPKNLLLETAFTNKALQIFTKIEISLENCLSTYVCRNCHDLILNFYEYYEAVNANQEILKNLSQQEAPSAGIFDDSLLETFFEGIIDLPEENVDSTWIFNDIPEKKTEENQLARLNFYELNELPLNYTMSYRCQICPAKENSKFSSKSKLKSHFVSVHSMEKTKAESDVDHLHPQCDICDKLIKVRHDHKFIHYNIRPYKCDLCGFATHTKEILKRHLQKHVSSSSSERCFHCKMDFSSISDRNEHIKTVHPSALSICDQCGEILYDKKSAETHKRHHQNTSKQFLCKRCPDGVRFPSEKVLLLHQKQHSAQDKSRKRLSCHLCERKFNDNAVFDTHLRYHAAGRIVPCEICGKSIADHENGSTSRHMKTHTDKVQSVKCEFCDEKFPNRQFLFHHRRKVHDPREQKCFHCGKIVPQHFMKQHLFYCKGEEPIKCLHCPMTFEKESERGLHTSKFHLGFNCRRCNMQFEGKSELKETSVEGPVSLGNHEKTEEI, from the exons ATGGATTTCGAGTCAAAagaatcgaaaaataatcacatAATTGAAAGACAttccgaaaatttaattccgtGTGAGAAATGTGGCGTAAAATTACTCGACAAAAAAGCGCTAAGGACCCATTTGGAAGTCGAACACACCGAAAATTCGCAAAAACTCGAGTGTTCGCGTTGTGTAGGCGGCATAAAATTCCCCAACGAACGCGTTTTAGCGCTGCATCAGCAACAACACGTCCGCGAAGACAAAGTCAAGAAAACTATTTACTGCAATTTGTGTGAACGAGGCTTCAATTACGAAAATTCCTACAAATCTCATCTAAAATTGCACGCGGAAAATCGTTTAAAAGCTTGTGACATTTGCGGAAAGACAATTTTCTTCGAATACGGAAGAAGAATCTCGAAACACATGATGAACCACACGAAAAAACAGCCGGAAATCTTCAAATGTGACAAATGCGGCGAGGAATTCACGAGAAAAGGCGCGTTATCGAAGCATTTGAGGAAAATTCATGATCGCAGGGAGAAAAGTTGCTACAAATGCGGCAAATTGATCGAGCAGTATTTGATGAAGagacatttgaatttttgtaattacgGGGATTTGAAGTGTTTTCATTGTCCGATGGTGTTTAGCAAGCCGAGTGAACGGGATAAACACACGAAACAGACGCATATTGGGTATAATTGTCGAAGATGCAAtataaagtttgaaaattcgtCGCAACTGGAGTTTCATAGGAGATACAACGAAAATCACAAGAATTATAAGAATTTGTTGAACAAACGACGGAGTGATcaa TCAGTTGTTTATTTACAATCGTCCAAGGGAGTGTTcctttgtttaaaattgttatccttcaaaaaaaacttatcacCAAAGAAAATGGATTTAGACGACaaaatttgtcgtttttgTCTATCCAAAACTGAAAATCCAAAGAATTTGCTGCTGGAAACCGCTTTCACGAACAAAGCCTTGCAAATATTCACAAAGATTGAG ATTTCGCTAGAAAATTGTTTATCAACTTACGTCTGTAGGAATTGTCACGATTTAATACTAAACTTCTACGAATATTACGAAGCCGTGAATGCCAATcaagaaatattgaaaaatttgagtcAACAAGAAGCGCCAAGTGCCGGAATATTCGATGATTCATTGCTTGAGACATTTTTCGAGGGAATTATCGACTTGCCAGAAGAAAATGTCGACTCGACGTggatttttaatgacattCCTGAGAAAAAGACTGAAGAAAACCAACTTGCAAGActgaatttttacgaattaaaTGAGTTACCGTTAAATTATACCATGAGCTATCGTTGCCAAATTTGTCCCGCgaaggaaaattcaaaattttcatcgaaatcgAAGTTAAAATCGCATTTTGTGTCGGTTCATAGCATGGAAAAAACCAAAGCTGAGTCTGATGTCGACCATTTACATCCGCAATGCGACATTTGCGATAAGCTAATTAAAGTTCGTCATGACCACAAGTTCATTCACTACAACATTCGACCGTACAAGTGCGATTTGTGCGGTTTTGCGACTCATACGAAGGAAATTTTGAAGCGACATTTGCAGAAACATGTCTCTTCCAGCAGTTCTGAGCGATGTTTTCATTGCAAAAtggatttttcatcaatttccgACCGTAACGAGCATATTAAAACTGTTCATCCAAGTGCCTTAAGTATTTGTGATCAATGCGGCGAGATCTTGTACGACAAAAAATCCGCAGAAACTCATAAACGTCATCATCAAAACACTTCTAAGCAGTTTTTGTGCAAGCGTTGCCCCGATGGCGTTCGATTTCCCTCCGAAAAAGTCCTTTTGCTTCACCAAAAGCAACATTCGGCGCAAGACAAGTCCCGAAAACGCCTCTCCTGTCACCTGTGTGAACGAAAATTCAACGATAACGCCGTTTTTGACACCCATTTACGTTACCACGCCGCCGGAAGGATCGTGCCATGCGAAATTTGCGGCAAATCTATCGCGGATCACGAGAACGGATCAACATCGCGACACATGAAAACCCACACAGACAAGGTACAGTCCGTGAAATGCGAATTTTGCGACGAAAAATTCCCAAATCGGcagtttttgtttcatcatcgACGGAAAGTGCATGATCCGAGGGAGCAGAAATGCTTTCATTGTGGGAAAATCGTCCCCCAGCACTTTATgaaacaacatttattttattgtaaaggAGAGGAGCCCATAAAATGCCTTCATTGCCCGATGACTTTTGAAAAAGAGTCGGAACGGGGACTTCATACGTCGAAATTTCATCTCGGATTTAATTGTCGGCGATGTAATATGCAGTTTGAAGGGAAATCTGAGCTCAAAGAAACATCAGTTGAAGGACCCGTTTCACTTGGCAACCATGAAAAAACGGAAGAAATATAa
- the LOC134828876 gene encoding decapping nuclease DXO homolog, protein MTSQLYPDFRNYNPSTPFPKFTKPQIVGYFSLDENRTYHETLENLKYLCRDVFSNQETVNFDLNREYKNYVPKPESAKNEKIDHLLEFITKNYENLKDEKGEKFISSEFVCFRGLLRLLMCTPFDNREHWIISAQRYKGNIYLCALETEEKRQNEAQKTDKDRLFCSYGFKFEQYLMAEAPNARPRPELPVKEAEEFCLMYQATLNGHKMLYGAEMDGVDTKNEVKNLKDLQNVKQVELKVKREEQKYYQKQNFVKFKQIKWWCQSFLVGIERVLVGLRDDKGIVYRVEEQKVSEMPSYAKQFREYWTPSICMQFLSDFLGLVKDVMKDVDSENDVFLFEYDPKSMEEVRFEAFHGPNRHSFLPQSYLRFVQNTFPNKN, encoded by the coding sequence ATGACTTCTCAATTATATCCTGATTTCCGTAACTACAATCCATCAACACCATTTCCTAAATTCACAAAACCACAAATTGTCGGCTATTTTAGTTTAGATGAGAACCGAACTTATCACGAAACCttggaaaacttaaaatacCTTTGCCGGGATGTCTTTTCAAACCAAGAAACAGTAAATTTCGACTTGAATcgtgaatacaaaaattacgttCCAAAGCCAGAAAGtgctaaaaacgaaaaaatcgaCCATTTGTTGGagtttataacaaaaaattacgaaaatctCAAAGACGAAAAgggagaaaaattcatttcatcaGAATTTGTGTGTTTCCGAGGACTTTTGCGACTTTTAATGTGCACTCCGTTCGACAATCGAGAACATTGGATCATTTCAGCGCAACGTTACAAGGGAAATATTTACTTGTGTGCTCTTGAGACTGAAGAAAAGCGTCAAAATGAGGCCCAAAAGACAGATAAAGACAGACTTTTCTGCTCTTACGGCTTTAAATTCGAGCAATATCTAATGGCAGAGGCTCCAAATGCTCGTCCTCGACCTGAACTTCCCGTAAAAGAAGCGgaagaattttgtttgatGTATCAAGCGACCTTAAATGGACATAAAATGCTTTATGGCGCCGAAATGGATGGCGTTGACACGaaaaatgaagttaaaaatttaaaagatttgcaAAATGTGAAGCAAGTTGAGCTAAAAGTCAAACGAGAAGAGCAAAAATACTACCAGAAAcagaattttgtgaaatttaaacaaattaaatggtGGTGTCAGAGCTTTTTAGTTGGAATTGAACGAGTTTTGGTCGGATTGAGAGATGACAAAGGCATTGTTTATCGAGTAGAAGAACAAAAAGTGTCGGAAATGCCATCTTATGCCAAACAATTTAGAGAATATTGGACTCCATCGATTTGTATGCAGTTCTTAAGCGACTTTTTAGGACTTGTTAAAGACGTGATGAAAGATGTTGACTCCGAAAATGACGTTTTTCTGTTCGAATATGACCCAAAAAGCATGGAAGAAGTGAGATTTGAAGCCTTTCACGGACCAAACCGACATTCGTTTCTACCTCAATCGTACTTAAGGTTCGTTCAAAACACTTTtccgaataaaaattaa